AGATTTCTCTTCGTCGTTTCTCAATCCTAGAAAAAGAAGACCAAGATGCATTTGGTGCTTACCTTCATATGGGTGGACGAATTGGCGTGCTTTCTGTAATTGGCGGATCTACAGATGAGGAACTAGCTAAGGATGTTTCTATGCACGTTGCTGCCGTTAACCCTAGATATATCAACCGTGATCAAGTGTCAGAAGAAGAAGTAGCTCGTGAGAAAGAAGTATTGACTCAACAAGCTCTTAACGAAGGTAAACCGGAGAAGATTGTTGAAAAAATGGTAACTGGACGTATCAATAAATATTTTGAAGAAATTTGCTTAGTAGATCAAGGATTCGTAAAGGATCCAGATCAAAAAGTAGGTAAGTATGTTGAAAGCAAAGGCGGAACAGTTAAAGGATTTGTCCGCTATGAAGTCGGCGAAGGCATGGAAAAGCGCGAAGAAAACTTTGCGGATGAAGTAATGTCACAAGTTAAGAAATAATTCATTATTTCTTTCGTACATCTACTGTAAAAAGGGGACACAAGTATGTGTTCCCTCTTTTCAAAAAGTAAGAAGTGGAAATTATTTTCATTTGTAATGTTAAGCTTCAACGTCCAAAGATGGAGGGGCGCTGTCGCTTTTTATGGCACACCTAATCGAGGAATCGCTGACGGAGGGAAAAAATGACTACGCCTAAATATAATAGAGTTGTGTTAAAACTGAGCGGAGAAGCACTATCAGGAAGTATCGGATACGGGATTGACCCGGCGATCATTCAATCCATTGCAAAGCAAGTGAAAGAACTAGTTGAAATGGATGTTGAGGTAGCAGTTGTCGTCGGTGGAGGTAATATTTGGAGAGGTAAAGCTGGAAGTGAAATGGGGATGGACAGAGCTACTGCAGACTATATGGGTATGCTAGCTACTGTTATGAATTCACTTGCTCTTCAAGATAGTTTAGAAAATATTGAAGTTCAGTCACGTGTCCAAACTTCTATTGAAATGCGTCAAGTTGCTGAACCATACATTCGTAGGAAAGCAATTAGACATCTAGAGAAAAAGCGCGTTGTCATATTTGCAGCTGGAACAGGAAATCCTTACTTTTCAACAGACACTACTGCAGCATTACGTGCAGCAGAGATCGAAGCTGAAGTCATCTTGATGGCGAAGAATAATGTAGACGGAGTCTATACAGCAGACCCTAAAACGGATGAAACAGCCAAGAAATATAATAGTCTATCTTATC
This Pseudalkalibacillus berkeleyi DNA region includes the following protein-coding sequences:
- the pyrH gene encoding UMP kinase; protein product: MTTPKYNRVVLKLSGEALSGSIGYGIDPAIIQSIAKQVKELVEMDVEVAVVVGGGNIWRGKAGSEMGMDRATADYMGMLATVMNSLALQDSLENIEVQSRVQTSIEMRQVAEPYIRRKAIRHLEKKRVVIFAAGTGNPYFSTDTTAALRAAEIEAEVILMAKNNVDGVYTADPKTDETAKKYNSLSYLEVLKEGLAVMDSTASSLCMDNDIPLIVFSIMEEGNIKRVIQGENIGTLVRGK
- the tsf gene encoding translation elongation factor Ts codes for the protein MAVTAQMVKELREKTGAGMMDCKKALTENDGDMDKAIDWLREKGISKAAKKADRIAAEGLTHIETKGNEAVIVEVNSETDFVAKNDSFKNLIAEIAKHLLETKPASAEDALKQTMTGQSIPVEEYINNAIAKIGEKISLRRFSILEKEDQDAFGAYLHMGGRIGVLSVIGGSTDEELAKDVSMHVAAVNPRYINRDQVSEEEVAREKEVLTQQALNEGKPEKIVEKMVTGRINKYFEEICLVDQGFVKDPDQKVGKYVESKGGTVKGFVRYEVGEGMEKREENFADEVMSQVKK